A genomic window from Flavobacterium johnsoniae includes:
- a CDS encoding ATP-binding protein: MINKRLLIKNLLAHNDESSFYDKKRQLNLHSREGKGKFLKHICALSNSNPNNNSYIVVGVEDQDNEIVGDDFFDDSRIQNLVNAFLENPPKIQYENVPFPNLPKDKVIGLVTIKPKSKISYFKKGIHTILANSIFIRRGSNSIPLEEHEEIEKNNQNTETVIGIENSSRNSIQYTLDGVIDFMNFRHKDMSPKYRVFKELFVICWAGVPKTMRDKTFLSRVDIELINEQIKLFYSAQDVVTIEYNDDTFTITEYVPLGLNDKTSYYPLEEQTIHFFDNGYYKIDRQMLFQPPEFNRKMLYHIYNSNMALLGKLQKEIALSEREMKDLENLPSTFMICYLNGFEDARQKLIDAKLLLKPYKHVYSSFKEALRVLRKMKYDVQ; the protein is encoded by the coding sequence ATGATTAATAAGCGCCTTTTAATAAAAAATCTTCTCGCTCATAATGACGAAAGCAGTTTTTATGATAAAAAAAGGCAGTTGAATCTACATTCGAGAGAAGGAAAAGGAAAATTCCTAAAACACATTTGTGCTTTATCAAACTCAAATCCAAACAATAATTCTTATATCGTTGTTGGAGTAGAAGATCAAGATAATGAAATTGTGGGCGATGATTTCTTCGATGACAGCCGAATTCAGAATCTCGTTAATGCTTTTCTAGAAAATCCGCCAAAAATTCAATACGAAAACGTCCCTTTTCCAAATCTTCCAAAAGATAAAGTAATCGGATTAGTTACAATCAAACCTAAAAGTAAAATCTCTTATTTTAAAAAAGGAATTCACACCATTCTTGCCAATAGTATTTTTATAAGACGCGGAAGCAATTCGATTCCACTTGAAGAGCACGAAGAAATTGAAAAAAACAATCAAAACACAGAAACGGTTATTGGAATAGAAAATAGTTCTCGAAACAGTATTCAATATACTTTAGACGGCGTTATTGATTTCATGAATTTCAGGCATAAAGATATGTCGCCAAAATATCGTGTTTTTAAAGAATTGTTTGTGATTTGCTGGGCGGGAGTTCCAAAAACAATGCGCGATAAAACTTTTCTTTCACGTGTTGATATCGAATTAATCAACGAACAAATTAAGCTTTTTTATTCTGCACAAGATGTTGTAACTATTGAATATAACGATGATACTTTTACCATTACAGAATATGTTCCTTTAGGTTTGAATGATAAAACGAGTTATTATCCGCTAGAAGAACAAACGATTCATTTCTTTGATAATGGTTATTATAAAATAGACCGCCAAATGCTTTTTCAACCTCCAGAATTCAACCGAAAAATGCTGTATCATATTTATAATTCGAATATGGCTTTGCTTGGAAAACTTCAAAAAGAGATTGCATTATCAGAACGTGAAATGAAAGATTTAGAAAATCTTCCTTCTACTTTTATGATTTGTTATTTGAATGGTTTTGAAGATGCACGACAAAAACTTATCGATGCAAAACTGCTTTTGAAACCTTATAAACATGTTTATTCTTCTTTTAAAGAAGCTTTACGAGTTTTGCGAAAAATGAAGTATGATGTTCAGTAG
- a CDS encoding SDR family NAD(P)-dependent oxidoreductase, translated as MKKTVLITGATSGIGKATAQILAKNNYKVILCGRRKDRLEELQKELSAFTEVHSLTFDVRDKKDVFEKIGALPTDFSTIDVLINNAGNAHGLDPIQNGDLDDWDAMMDINVKGLLYVSKAIIPQMVERQSGHIINIGSTAAKEVYPNGNVYCGSKHAVDAITAGMRIDLNPFGIRVGGIHPGLVATEFSEVRFKGDVERAANVYKGFDPLKAEDIADIIHFVISRPYHVNIADLVVMSTAQASSTIVKKNI; from the coding sequence ATGAAAAAAACAGTTTTAATTACTGGAGCCACAAGCGGAATTGGAAAAGCAACTGCGCAGATTTTGGCAAAAAACAATTATAAAGTGATTCTTTGCGGAAGACGTAAAGATCGTTTAGAAGAACTTCAAAAAGAACTTTCTGCTTTTACAGAAGTTCATTCTTTAACATTTGATGTTCGTGATAAAAAAGATGTTTTTGAAAAAATTGGCGCTTTGCCAACTGATTTTTCTACAATTGATGTTTTAATTAATAATGCGGGAAATGCCCATGGTTTAGATCCAATTCAAAATGGAGATTTAGACGATTGGGATGCTATGATGGATATTAATGTAAAAGGACTTTTGTATGTTTCAAAAGCGATAATTCCGCAGATGGTTGAAAGACAATCGGGACATATCATCAATATTGGTTCGACAGCAGCAAAAGAAGTTTATCCGAATGGAAATGTATACTGCGGTTCTAAACATGCCGTTGATGCAATTACAGCAGGAATGCGAATTGACTTAAATCCGTTTGGAATTAGAGTTGGAGGAATTCATCCTGGATTGGTGGCTACAGAATTTAGCGAAGTTCGTTTTAAAGGCGATGTAGAAAGAGCGGCAAATGTTTACAAAGGATTTGATCCTTTAAAAGCAGAAGACATTGCAGATATTATTCACTTCGTGATTTCAAGACCTTATCATGTAAATATCGCCGATTTGGTTGTTATGAGTACGGCGCAAGCTTCTTCGACAATTGTCAAGAAAAATATTTAA
- a CDS encoding aldo/keto reductase, with protein sequence MSKTVLSPIISGTMNWGVWDKNLTTKEMENMIQVSIENKITTFDHADIYGSYTTEADFGKAFHASKIDREKLQLITKCGIQMIADKRPENKIKHYDYSKDYIIKSVEGSLKNLKTDYVDVFLLHRPSPLMQADEIAEAVEKLKAEGKIIDFGLSNFTSSQTELIRQKTEVSYNQVQFSATHYEAMTDGSLDYMQTNGIRPLSWNPLGTVFREDTKQTRRLKKLFSILLEKYHLGADTLLLSWILKHPAKIIPIAGTVNIARIQSLSKAIELEMDTEDWFAIWTESMGDDVP encoded by the coding sequence ATGAGCAAAACAGTCTTATCGCCTATAATTTCGGGCACTATGAATTGGGGAGTTTGGGATAAAAACCTTACAACCAAAGAAATGGAAAATATGATACAAGTGAGTATCGAAAACAAAATTACGACTTTTGATCACGCGGATATTTACGGTTCGTATACGACCGAAGCCGATTTTGGAAAAGCCTTTCACGCCAGTAAAATTGATCGTGAAAAATTACAATTAATTACCAAGTGCGGAATTCAGATGATTGCTGATAAACGCCCAGAAAACAAAATCAAACATTACGATTATTCTAAAGATTATATCATTAAGTCGGTTGAAGGATCTTTGAAAAATTTAAAAACTGACTATGTTGATGTTTTTCTGCTTCATAGACCAAGTCCGTTAATGCAGGCTGATGAAATTGCTGAAGCAGTTGAAAAATTAAAAGCTGAAGGGAAAATCATTGATTTCGGACTTTCAAACTTTACAAGTTCTCAAACTGAATTAATTCGTCAGAAAACAGAAGTTAGCTATAATCAAGTACAATTTTCGGCAACTCATTATGAAGCAATGACTGATGGAAGTTTAGATTATATGCAAACTAACGGAATTCGCCCTTTATCGTGGAATCCGCTTGGAACTGTTTTTAGAGAAGATACTAAACAAACTCGTCGCTTGAAAAAACTGTTTTCTATTTTATTAGAGAAATACCATTTAGGTGCAGACACACTTTTATTGTCATGGATTTTAAAACATCCAGCAAAAATAATTCCGATTGCAGGAACTGTAAATATTGCTAGAATTCAATCTTTGTCAAAAGCAATTGAATTGGAAATGGATACAGAAGATTGGTTCGCGATCTGGACAGAAAGTATGGGCGACGATGTGCCTTAA
- a CDS encoding AAA family ATPase encodes MEENTTTLDIRAINEKIEKESAFIDLLTMEMNKVIVGQKHMVERLLIGLLGQGHILLEGVPGLAKTLAINTLSQAVQGSFSRIQFTPDLLPADVIGTMIYNIKANEFSIKKGPIFANFVLADEINRAPAKVQSALLEAMQEKQVTIGDTTFKLDRPFLVLATQNPVEQEGTYQLPEAQVDRFMLKTVIDYPKIDEERFVIRQNLKGSYEKVNPVVSVEQILRAQEAVREVYMDEKIEKYILDIIFATRYPEKYKLADLKPLISFGASPRGSINLANAAKCYAFIKRRGYVIPEDVRAVVHDVLRHRVGITYEAEAENITSVDIINKIVNEIEVP; translated from the coding sequence ATGGAAGAAAATACAACGACTTTAGACATTAGAGCGATAAATGAAAAAATTGAAAAAGAAAGTGCCTTTATAGACCTTCTTACAATGGAAATGAACAAAGTTATTGTGGGTCAGAAACATATGGTCGAGCGTCTATTAATCGGATTGCTTGGACAAGGGCATATTTTATTGGAAGGAGTTCCAGGTTTGGCAAAAACTTTAGCTATAAATACATTGTCACAAGCGGTTCAAGGTTCGTTCAGCCGTATTCAGTTTACGCCCGATTTATTACCTGCCGATGTTATCGGAACCATGATTTACAATATTAAAGCAAACGAGTTCTCTATTAAAAAAGGACCAATTTTCGCCAATTTCGTACTTGCCGATGAGATTAACCGTGCTCCCGCAAAAGTTCAATCAGCGTTATTAGAGGCGATGCAGGAAAAACAAGTTACAATTGGTGATACTACTTTCAAATTAGATCGTCCGTTTTTGGTATTGGCAACACAAAACCCGGTTGAGCAAGAAGGAACATACCAACTTCCTGAAGCGCAAGTTGACCGTTTTATGTTGAAAACCGTAATTGACTACCCAAAAATTGATGAAGAGCGTTTTGTAATTCGCCAAAACTTAAAAGGATCTTACGAAAAAGTAAATCCAGTTGTGTCTGTTGAGCAGATTTTACGTGCGCAAGAAGCAGTTCGTGAAGTTTATATGGACGAAAAAATTGAAAAATACATCTTAGATATTATTTTCGCTACGCGTTACCCAGAAAAATACAAATTAGCCGATTTAAAACCGCTTATCAGTTTTGGAGCTTCTCCTCGTGGAAGTATCAACTTGGCTAATGCTGCAAAATGTTATGCTTTCATCAAACGTCGTGGTTATGTAATCCCAGAAGACGTTCGTGCGGTTGTTCACGATGTTCTACGTCACAGAGTTGGAATCACTTACGAAGCAGAAGCAGAAAACATTACTTCTGTAGACATTATCAACAAAATCGTTAACGAGATTGAAGTACCTTAA
- a CDS encoding DUF58 domain-containing protein produces MDTKELLKKVRKIEIKTKRLSNHIFSGEYHSSFKGRGMTFSEVRQYQYGDDIRNIDWNVTARYNEAHVKVFEEERELTMVLMVDISGSESFGSKNQFKKDIVTEIAATMAFSATQNNDKIGLILFSDTVELYIPPKKGRSHVLRIIRELIEFEPKSHKTDIAQALKFLSGTQKKKAIIFMISDFMSDSYEHTLKIASKKHDITGVRVYDMREEKIPNLGMVSMLDSETGKIQLVDTSSKTVRLNYEKHYQEKLNYFKDTFRKSGAGIVNTRVDENYVTKLLGYFKSR; encoded by the coding sequence ATGGATACAAAAGAGCTTTTAAAAAAAGTACGGAAAATAGAAATCAAGACGAAAAGACTGAGTAATCATATCTTTTCGGGAGAATACCACTCTTCATTTAAAGGACGAGGAATGACGTTTAGCGAGGTGCGTCAATACCAATACGGAGATGATATTCGTAACATCGATTGGAATGTGACCGCACGCTACAACGAAGCTCACGTTAAAGTATTTGAAGAAGAACGCGAATTGACCATGGTTTTGATGGTTGATATTTCGGGTTCGGAATCTTTTGGTTCTAAAAATCAATTTAAAAAAGACATCGTAACCGAAATTGCGGCAACGATGGCTTTTTCGGCTACACAAAACAATGACAAAATTGGTTTAATCCTATTTTCTGATACTGTAGAATTATATATTCCGCCTAAAAAAGGACGTTCGCACGTGCTTCGCATCATTCGTGAATTAATCGAATTTGAACCAAAAAGTCATAAAACTGATATTGCTCAAGCTTTGAAATTCTTGTCAGGAACTCAAAAAAAGAAAGCAATCATTTTTATGATTTCCGATTTTATGTCTGATTCTTATGAGCATACTTTAAAAATTGCTTCTAAAAAACATGACATTACTGGTGTGCGAGTTTATGATATGCGTGAAGAAAAAATTCCAAATCTAGGAATGGTTTCTATGCTGGATTCTGAAACAGGAAAAATACAATTGGTTGACACAAGTTCAAAAACAGTTCGTCTGAATTACGAAAAACACTATCAGGAAAAATTAAATTATTTTAAAGATACTTTCCGTAAATCAGGAGCAGGAATTGTTAACACTAGAGTCGACGAAAATTACGTTACTAAACTATTAGGCTATTTCAAATCACGATAA
- a CDS encoding vWA domain-containing protein — protein MSKMSFLNPEFLWLFLLIPIAIIWFFWKRNQQSATLKMSSTAGFKNSESFWTKFKPALYVFRILALCSLIIALARPRTVDISNQTKTTKGIDIVMAIDVSGSMLAKDLKPNRMEALKRVAADFVEERPNDRIGLVLYASEAYTKTPVTSDKAIILEAIKGIKYDTTLQDGTGIGMGLATAVNRLKDSKAKSRVIILMTDGVNNAGFIEPETASDIAKQYGIKVYTIGIGTNGMAESPYQYAPNGSLMFKMQKVEIDEKLMRSIAQKTDGTYFRATSNDKLAQIYNSINKLETTEIQELKFYDYDEKYRIFVLFAAFLLLLEVGLRNTVYRSFI, from the coding sequence ATGAGTAAGATGAGTTTTTTAAATCCAGAATTTCTTTGGTTGTTTCTATTGATTCCGATTGCCATAATTTGGTTTTTCTGGAAACGCAATCAGCAGTCGGCTACTTTAAAAATGAGTTCTACGGCAGGTTTCAAAAACAGCGAATCGTTTTGGACAAAGTTCAAACCTGCTTTATACGTTTTTAGAATACTTGCTTTATGTTCTTTGATTATTGCTTTGGCTCGACCAAGAACAGTAGACATTAGCAACCAGACTAAAACAACAAAAGGAATTGATATCGTAATGGCAATTGACGTTTCTGGTTCTATGTTGGCAAAAGATTTAAAACCAAATCGTATGGAAGCTTTGAAAAGAGTTGCCGCAGATTTCGTTGAAGAAAGACCTAATGACAGAATCGGATTGGTTTTATATGCATCTGAAGCATATACAAAAACTCCAGTAACGAGCGATAAAGCTATTATTCTTGAAGCAATAAAAGGCATTAAATACGATACAACTTTACAAGACGGAACTGGAATCGGAATGGGATTGGCAACTGCTGTAAACCGTCTTAAAGATAGTAAAGCGAAAAGCCGAGTAATTATTTTAATGACCGATGGAGTTAATAATGCTGGTTTTATCGAACCAGAAACGGCTTCTGACATTGCAAAACAATACGGAATTAAAGTATATACAATCGGTATTGGAACAAACGGAATGGCAGAATCTCCTTATCAATACGCTCCAAACGGAAGTTTAATGTTCAAAATGCAGAAAGTTGAAATTGACGAAAAGCTAATGAGAAGCATCGCTCAAAAAACAGATGGAACGTATTTTAGAGCAACAAGCAACGATAAATTAGCACAGATTTATAACTCAATCAATAAATTAGAAACAACAGAAATCCAAGAATTAAAATTCTATGATTATGATGAAAAGTACAGAATTTTTGTTTTGTTTGCAGCCTTTTTATTATTGCTTGAAGTTGGATTAAGAAATACAGTTTATAGAAGCTTTATTTAA
- a CDS encoding vWA domain-containing protein, with translation MELDEKKYLYLLILIPIVVCIFLFNMYWKRRTQREFGDLEMVKRLSPEKSVFKPVLKIVVILLALTCLIIGLVNPKIGTKMETVKREGIDIVFAVDVSKSMLAEDIVPSRLEKSKQLVSQIINNLGSDRIGIVAYAGSAFPVLPITSDYSVAKMFLQSMSPGMVSSQGTSLDEAIKLSSTYFDEKSKTSKLLILISDGEDHSEGAAAAAEEANKLGMKIITIGVGTEKGGTIPLKENGVVRGYQKDQNGETVITKLNQEGLKTIAKATKGGYVYGGSTKEVLEYVKNALNNIQKTEFEATQMAEFQSQFQWFIGFAFLLLFIDIFLLERKTNWIKELDLFNEKK, from the coding sequence ATGGAATTAGACGAAAAAAAATATTTATATCTCCTAATACTAATCCCGATTGTGGTGTGTATTTTTCTTTTCAATATGTATTGGAAAAGAAGAACCCAGCGCGAATTTGGTGATTTAGAAATGGTAAAAAGATTGAGTCCTGAGAAATCAGTTTTTAAACCTGTTTTAAAAATTGTTGTAATTCTTCTGGCTCTTACCTGCTTAATTATCGGTTTGGTAAATCCAAAAATTGGAACCAAAATGGAAACCGTAAAACGAGAAGGTATCGATATTGTTTTTGCTGTCGATGTTTCTAAAAGTATGCTTGCTGAAGATATTGTACCAAGTCGTTTGGAAAAAAGTAAACAATTGGTTTCGCAAATCATCAACAACTTAGGAAGTGACCGAATTGGTATTGTAGCTTATGCAGGAAGCGCTTTTCCTGTTTTACCAATCACATCTGATTATAGCGTTGCTAAAATGTTTTTGCAAAGTATGAGTCCAGGAATGGTTTCTTCTCAAGGAACATCTTTGGACGAAGCGATTAAATTGTCTTCGACTTATTTTGATGAAAAAAGTAAAACCAGCAAATTATTAATCCTGATTTCCGACGGAGAAGATCATTCTGAAGGTGCGGCTGCTGCGGCAGAAGAAGCCAACAAATTAGGAATGAAGATCATTACAATTGGTGTTGGAACAGAAAAAGGAGGAACAATTCCGTTAAAAGAAAATGGCGTTGTCAGAGGATATCAAAAAGATCAAAACGGAGAAACGGTAATCACGAAATTAAATCAAGAAGGTTTAAAAACGATTGCAAAAGCCACAAAAGGCGGTTATGTTTATGGCGGAAGTACCAAAGAAGTTTTAGAATATGTAAAAAATGCATTAAACAATATTCAGAAAACAGAATTTGAAGCTACGCAAATGGCAGAGTTTCAATCGCAATTTCAATGGTTTATTGGATTTGCTTTTTTACTGCTGTTTATTGATATTTTCTTATTAGAAAGAAAAACAAACTGGATCAAAGAGTTGGATTTATTTAACGAAAAGAAATAA
- a CDS encoding tetratricopeptide repeat protein — MKNLLLYILLTFSFAVSAQEKDKSLPAANEEYKQNKFVDAEANYRISESKFPKRAAAPYNLGNTIYRQNQISEAKFAYAKAIKNAKTRPEKHKAFHNLGNVFMKEKDYTQAVEAYKQALRNDPTDEETRYNYAYAKQKLKENPPKNDKNKDKNKDKDKDKDKNKDKNKDNNKDKDKDKDKKDDKGDKDKDKKDGKNDPKKDDKSDNKGEPKPQPGGISKERVQNLLDAVNNEEKKIQDKVNAQKVKGSPKKSEKDW, encoded by the coding sequence ATGAAAAATTTACTTCTTTATATCTTACTAACGTTTTCTTTTGCAGTTTCTGCACAAGAGAAAGACAAATCATTGCCTGCTGCGAATGAAGAATATAAACAGAATAAATTTGTAGATGCTGAGGCAAACTATAGAATTTCGGAATCTAAATTTCCTAAAAGAGCAGCAGCGCCATATAATTTAGGAAACACTATTTATAGACAAAATCAGATTTCGGAAGCCAAATTTGCTTACGCGAAAGCAATAAAAAATGCCAAAACAAGACCTGAAAAACACAAAGCTTTTCATAATCTTGGAAACGTTTTCATGAAAGAGAAAGATTATACGCAGGCAGTTGAAGCATACAAACAAGCTTTACGCAACGACCCAACGGATGAGGAAACGCGCTATAATTACGCTTACGCAAAACAAAAATTAAAAGAAAATCCTCCGAAAAACGATAAAAACAAAGACAAGAATAAAGATAAGGACAAAGACAAGGATAAAAATAAAGATAAGAACAAGGACAACAATAAAGACAAAGATAAAGACAAGGACAAAAAAGACGACAAAGGCGATAAAGACAAGGATAAAAAAGATGGTAAAAACGATCCGAAGAAAGATGACAAATCTGACAATAAAGGAGAGCCAAAACCACAGCCTGGAGGAATATCAAAAGAACGCGTTCAGAACTTGTTAGATGCTGTTAACAATGAAGAGAAGAAAATTCAAGATAAAGTTAACGCGCAAAAAGTAAAAGGAAGTCCTAAGAAATCTGAAAAAGACTGGTAA
- a CDS encoding BatD family protein translates to MKRYLILFLITFQGLMAQVQFEARVSKNTLGVNERLRIDFIMNVDGDNFEQPSFDGFRMVAGPSQQISQSWVNGRSSFQKIYSYILQPERKGVVMIKQAAIEYNGQVYKTNPIKVTVTNAVAQERDPNDRPPGSPNELLTLVAEISKTNPYLNEPITVVYKLYFNNIGVNRFKELAKPKYNDFWNQNIEIKQLQIEEGSYQGQRCYSVILKKTVLYPQKSGRLTIDPLSLDIEIEMASNRRDMFGQMITTQGNKVVSAGAKTINVKPLPESTKPEGFTGAVGRLNFTVTPSKTTLKNGEGLDLIVSAQGTGNMKLFTLPKPVVPNALEMYDPVHDESVTTSLAGMSGRITDKYTIVPQYRGKYAIKPMQFSYFDLSTGSYKTITSKEIMIDVLDGPTPAEANTGPASKNAVAQTDHFKNIKSKTALTPIAKKEFYGSNLYLGLLFAPFIIIPLIILAKKRKEAIDSDVTGNRIRMNNKLAKKYLSQAKKHLNNKEPFYIALEKAMHNFLKAKLHIETSEMSKDNIRELLLSRNANAETVQNFINLTENCEFARYAPASSASIQQDYDKAVLIISALEKQIV, encoded by the coding sequence ATGAAAAGATATTTAATTCTATTTCTAATCACATTTCAAGGACTTATGGCTCAAGTACAATTTGAAGCCAGAGTCAGCAAAAACACACTTGGAGTAAACGAAAGACTTCGTATAGATTTCATCATGAATGTTGACGGAGATAATTTCGAACAGCCTTCTTTTGACGGTTTTAGAATGGTCGCTGGACCAAGCCAGCAAATAAGTCAGTCTTGGGTAAACGGACGAAGCTCTTTTCAAAAAATATATTCTTATATCTTACAACCTGAAAGAAAAGGAGTTGTAATGATTAAACAAGCTGCTATAGAATATAACGGTCAAGTTTACAAAACAAATCCGATAAAAGTTACGGTTACCAATGCCGTTGCGCAAGAAAGAGATCCAAACGACAGACCTCCAGGATCTCCTAATGAATTATTGACTTTGGTTGCAGAAATCTCTAAAACAAATCCGTATCTAAATGAACCGATTACAGTAGTTTATAAACTATACTTCAATAATATTGGAGTAAACCGTTTTAAAGAGCTTGCAAAACCTAAATACAATGATTTCTGGAATCAGAATATCGAAATTAAACAATTACAGATTGAAGAAGGAAGTTATCAAGGTCAGAGATGTTATTCTGTAATCTTGAAAAAAACCGTTTTATATCCACAAAAGTCTGGAAGACTGACAATTGATCCTCTTTCGTTAGATATTGAAATAGAAATGGCTTCTAATCGTCGTGATATGTTTGGCCAAATGATTACCACACAAGGTAACAAAGTAGTATCTGCCGGAGCAAAAACAATCAATGTAAAACCGCTTCCAGAAAGCACTAAACCAGAAGGATTTACAGGCGCTGTTGGAAGATTAAATTTCACAGTTACTCCATCAAAAACAACACTTAAAAATGGTGAAGGACTTGATTTAATTGTTAGCGCTCAGGGAACTGGAAACATGAAGTTATTTACACTTCCAAAACCAGTTGTTCCAAATGCATTAGAAATGTATGATCCTGTCCATGATGAAAGTGTAACCACTTCTTTGGCTGGAATGTCTGGAAGAATTACAGATAAATACACAATTGTTCCGCAATACAGAGGAAAATATGCGATTAAACCAATGCAGTTTTCATATTTTGATTTGAGTACTGGTTCATACAAAACCATTACATCAAAAGAAATTATGATTGACGTTTTAGATGGACCAACGCCTGCAGAAGCCAATACAGGACCGGCATCTAAAAATGCAGTTGCTCAAACAGATCATTTCAAAAACATTAAATCTAAAACAGCTCTAACTCCGATTGCTAAAAAAGAGTTTTATGGTTCTAATTTATATTTAGGATTATTGTTTGCTCCGTTCATCATTATTCCGCTTATTATTTTAGCTAAGAAAAGAAAAGAAGCTATTGACAGTGATGTTACTGGAAATAGAATTAGAATGAACAATAAACTGGCGAAGAAATATTTATCGCAAGCGAAGAAACATCTTAACAACAAAGAGCCTTTCTATATCGCATTAGAAAAAGCGATGCATAATTTCTTGAAAGCTAAACTGCATATTGAAACCTCAGAAATGAGTAAAGACAATATCAGAGAATTATTATTGTCTAGAAATGCAAATGCAGAAACGGTTCAGAACTTTATTAATTTGACAGAAAACTGTGAATTTGCACGCTATGCACCAGCGTCGAGCGCTTCGATTCAGCAAGATTATGACAAAGCCGTTTTGATTATTTCTGCATTAGAAAAACAGATTGTCTAA
- a CDS encoding tetratricopeptide repeat protein: MKNILYLFLLISQVFFAQGRFESANALYQKGQYKEAIQVYENIVKEDKLHSAELYFNLGNCYYKLNQVAPSIYNYEKALVLKPNDPETLNNLKFAKKLTIDEIKEVPKVGFAKLIQNFTSIFDYNEWAKIAVAIGFIFLLSFIGYYFSKATLAKRIYFVGMFIFLVAFALSISAAVSEKRHFDNDRVAIVFSEMSQIRAKPQKSANGIILLHEGAKVYVLESVAGWKKVELTDGTQGWIDSSTIKEVK; encoded by the coding sequence ATGAAAAATATACTCTATCTCTTTTTATTAATCTCGCAGGTTTTCTTTGCGCAAGGTCGCTTTGAATCGGCAAATGCACTTTACCAAAAAGGGCAATATAAAGAAGCGATTCAGGTTTACGAAAACATAGTTAAAGAAGATAAATTACATTCTGCTGAATTGTATTTTAATCTTGGTAATTGCTATTATAAATTAAATCAAGTTGCGCCTTCGATTTATAATTATGAAAAAGCTTTGGTACTAAAACCAAACGATCCTGAGACTTTAAACAATTTAAAATTTGCCAAAAAACTGACGATCGATGAAATTAAAGAAGTTCCTAAAGTTGGTTTTGCAAAACTGATTCAGAACTTTACTTCTATTTTTGATTATAATGAATGGGCAAAAATTGCTGTAGCGATTGGTTTTATCTTTTTACTGAGTTTTATTGGCTATTATTTTTCAAAAGCTACACTTGCGAAAAGAATCTACTTTGTCGGAATGTTTATTTTTCTAGTTGCATTTGCTTTAAGCATATCTGCTGCTGTATCTGAAAAACGTCATTTTGATAACGATCGTGTTGCCATTGTTTTTTCTGAGATGAGTCAAATTCGTGCAAAACCTCAAAAGTCTGCCAATGGTATTATTTTATTGCACGAAGGAGCAAAAGTTTATGTTTTAGAAAGTGTTGCCGGCTGGAAAAAAGTTGAATTAACAGACGGAACGCAAGGCTGGATTGATTCTTCGACAATTAAAGAAGTTAAGTAA